The following proteins are encoded in a genomic region of Musa acuminata AAA Group cultivar baxijiao chromosome BXJ2-11, Cavendish_Baxijiao_AAA, whole genome shotgun sequence:
- the LOC135627345 gene encoding uncharacterized protein LOC135627345, translated as MAEESKSGGGGSALVAAAPASPKIVLKSIDMSEKMRNDAIDCARAAFEKHRLEKDIAEYIKKEFDKKYGATWHCIVGRNFGSYVTHETNHFLYFYVDSKAVLLFKSG; from the exons ATGGCGGAGGAGAGCAAGAGCGGCGGGGGAGGGTCAGCGCTGGTGGCGGCAGCGCCTGCGTCGCCGAAGATCGTGCTGAAGAGCATCGACATGAGCGAGAAGATGCGGAACGACGCGATCGACTGCGCCCGCGCC GCGTTCGAGAAGCACCGGTTGGAGAAGGACATCGCTGAgtacatcaagaaggaattcgatAAGAAGTACGGGGCAACGTGGCATTGCATTGTTGGTCGCAACTTTG GATCATATGTAACGCATGAGACCAACCACTTCCTTTACTTTTATGTGGATTCGAAGGCTGTCCTCTTGTTCAAATCTGGATGA